One segment of Podarcis muralis chromosome 17, rPodMur119.hap1.1, whole genome shotgun sequence DNA contains the following:
- the POFUT3 gene encoding GDP-fucose protein O-fucosyltransferase 3 isoform X1 gives MNAMRKKRFWASCFCLMAIFFLLVTLQVVVELGKSERKMTKTSISQNSALKDEEWQKYTYLFVKKPELPSDTKTILNSDRYPILLWWSPLTGETGRLGRCGQDACFFTINRTYQHNSMTKAFLFYGTDFSIDSLPLPRKDHHDWALFHEESPKNNYKLFQRPAITLFNHTATFSRHSHLPLTTQYLESIEALKSLRYMIPLQNKNSLRKRLAPLVYVQSDCDPPSDRDSYVQELMAHIEVDSYGACLHNRDLPEQLENPASMDNDNFYKILAQYKFVLAFENAVCEDYITEKLWRPLKLGVVPVYYGSPSVKDWLPSNKSAILVTGFSHPKDLAQYIKALDADDEKYEAYLEWKLKGDISNQHLLAAIKERTWGVQDIMKDNYIDAFECMVCTRIWGNMRRQAKGMLPKKWNAEASHLSCPKPQPFVFSSRNTHRTALREMWIPSFEQSKREAHALRQLVERNRNFTAQEFWTMVFRE, from the exons GTGGTTGTAGAGCTTGGAAAGTCTGAAAGGAAGATGACGAAAACCTCCATTTCACAAAACAGCGCACTGAAAGATGAAGAATGGCAGAAATACACCTATCTGTTTGTAAAGAAACCGGAACTCCCCAGCGATACAAAGACCATTTTGAACAGCGACCGATATCCTATCTTGCTGTGGTGGTCTCCGCTGACAGGAGAGACAGGGCGGCTGGGTCGGTGCGGACAAGACGCTTGCTTCTTTACTATCAACAGGACCTATCAGCACAACTCTATGACTAAAGCATTTCTGTTTTATG GTACTGACTTCAGCATAGATAGTTTACCTCTCCCCCGAAAAGACCACCATGACTGGGCCCTTTTCCACGAAGAGTCACCCAAAAACAATTACAAGCTCTTCCAGAGACCCGCCATCACTCTGTTCAACCACACGGCAACATTCAGCCGCCACTCacacctgccactcaccacccAGTACCTTGAAAGCATTGAGGCCTTAAAATCCCTGAGGTACATGATTCCTTTGCAAAACAAGAACAGCTTGAGGAAAAGGCTCGCACCTCTCGTATATGTACAGTCTGACTGCGATCCTCCCTCTGACCGGGACAGCTATGTACAGGAGCTTATGGCTCACATTGAGGTAGACTCCTATGGTGCCTGCTTGCATAACAGAGATCTGCCGGAGCAGCTTGAAAACCCTGCCTCCATGGATAACGATAACTTCTACAAGATACTTGCTCAGTACAAATTTGTCCTTGCCTTTGAGAACGCTGTCTGTGAAGATTATATCACTGAAAAGCTCTGGAGACCACTGAAGCTGGGTGTGGTACCAGTTTATTACGGCTCTCCTAGCGTCAAAGACTGGCTTCCCAGCAATAAGAGTGCAATCCTGGTCACAGGATTCTCACACCCCAAGGACCTGGCACAGTACATCAAAGCTTTGGATGCAGATGATGAGAAATATGAGGCCTACCTTGAATGGAAGCTGAAAGGGGACATCTCCAACCAACACCTGCTTGCTGCTATAAAGGAACGCACATGGGGAGTGCAAGATATCATGAAGGACAATTACATAGATGCCTTTGAATGCATGGTGTGCACTAGAATATGGGGAAATATGAGGAGACAAGCAAAG GGAATGTTACCAAAAAAGTGGAATGCAGAAGCAAGCCACCTGAGCTGCCCCAAACCTCAACCATTTGTTTTTTCGTCTCGCAATACGCACAGAACGGCACTGCGGGAGATGTGGATACCGAGCTTTGAGCAGTCCAAGAGAGAAGCTCACGCGCTGAGGCAGCTGGTCGAAAGGAACAGAAATTTCACAGCTCAGGAGTTTTGGACTATGGTGTTTAGAGAATGA
- the POFUT3 gene encoding GDP-fucose protein O-fucosyltransferase 3 isoform X2, with protein MTKTSISQNSALKDEEWQKYTYLFVKKPELPSDTKTILNSDRYPILLWWSPLTGETGRLGRCGQDACFFTINRTYQHNSMTKAFLFYGTDFSIDSLPLPRKDHHDWALFHEESPKNNYKLFQRPAITLFNHTATFSRHSHLPLTTQYLESIEALKSLRYMIPLQNKNSLRKRLAPLVYVQSDCDPPSDRDSYVQELMAHIEVDSYGACLHNRDLPEQLENPASMDNDNFYKILAQYKFVLAFENAVCEDYITEKLWRPLKLGVVPVYYGSPSVKDWLPSNKSAILVTGFSHPKDLAQYIKALDADDEKYEAYLEWKLKGDISNQHLLAAIKERTWGVQDIMKDNYIDAFECMVCTRIWGNMRRQAKGMLPKKWNAEASHLSCPKPQPFVFSSRNTHRTALREMWIPSFEQSKREAHALRQLVERNRNFTAQEFWTMVFRE; from the exons ATGACGAAAACCTCCATTTCACAAAACAGCGCACTGAAAGATGAAGAATGGCAGAAATACACCTATCTGTTTGTAAAGAAACCGGAACTCCCCAGCGATACAAAGACCATTTTGAACAGCGACCGATATCCTATCTTGCTGTGGTGGTCTCCGCTGACAGGAGAGACAGGGCGGCTGGGTCGGTGCGGACAAGACGCTTGCTTCTTTACTATCAACAGGACCTATCAGCACAACTCTATGACTAAAGCATTTCTGTTTTATG GTACTGACTTCAGCATAGATAGTTTACCTCTCCCCCGAAAAGACCACCATGACTGGGCCCTTTTCCACGAAGAGTCACCCAAAAACAATTACAAGCTCTTCCAGAGACCCGCCATCACTCTGTTCAACCACACGGCAACATTCAGCCGCCACTCacacctgccactcaccacccAGTACCTTGAAAGCATTGAGGCCTTAAAATCCCTGAGGTACATGATTCCTTTGCAAAACAAGAACAGCTTGAGGAAAAGGCTCGCACCTCTCGTATATGTACAGTCTGACTGCGATCCTCCCTCTGACCGGGACAGCTATGTACAGGAGCTTATGGCTCACATTGAGGTAGACTCCTATGGTGCCTGCTTGCATAACAGAGATCTGCCGGAGCAGCTTGAAAACCCTGCCTCCATGGATAACGATAACTTCTACAAGATACTTGCTCAGTACAAATTTGTCCTTGCCTTTGAGAACGCTGTCTGTGAAGATTATATCACTGAAAAGCTCTGGAGACCACTGAAGCTGGGTGTGGTACCAGTTTATTACGGCTCTCCTAGCGTCAAAGACTGGCTTCCCAGCAATAAGAGTGCAATCCTGGTCACAGGATTCTCACACCCCAAGGACCTGGCACAGTACATCAAAGCTTTGGATGCAGATGATGAGAAATATGAGGCCTACCTTGAATGGAAGCTGAAAGGGGACATCTCCAACCAACACCTGCTTGCTGCTATAAAGGAACGCACATGGGGAGTGCAAGATATCATGAAGGACAATTACATAGATGCCTTTGAATGCATGGTGTGCACTAGAATATGGGGAAATATGAGGAGACAAGCAAAG GGAATGTTACCAAAAAAGTGGAATGCAGAAGCAAGCCACCTGAGCTGCCCCAAACCTCAACCATTTGTTTTTTCGTCTCGCAATACGCACAGAACGGCACTGCGGGAGATGTGGATACCGAGCTTTGAGCAGTCCAAGAGAGAAGCTCACGCGCTGAGGCAGCTGGTCGAAAGGAACAGAAATTTCACAGCTCAGGAGTTTTGGACTATGGTGTTTAGAGAATGA